Genomic segment of Pochonia chlamydosporia 170 chromosome 1, whole genome shotgun sequence:
GCCATGGGGAGATCAGACAGTGACAGGCTTTGCAGAGgaacatccacatccatcatGTCATCCGTTGCCTTTTTTATGCATAGAGCTTGAATGTTGTTCTCGAACTGTTTGCAGAGAAGGTCCTCCTTGATGGAAACTGCCTCGACACCATCGGCCAGTTCCACGCAGACTCTTCCTCGGCCGTAGTCAGAGAGCACGAATGGAGATGCAGAGTCCTTTTCGCCGTGGGATTGAATTGCGATGCAGTGTCGAATGTCTTCCACCGTGACCTGTCGTTTGCCCCATGATCTTGAGATGTGTGGCGAGATAACTCTGATATCAATTGGAGCAGTGTTGCCGCTATGGGCAATCTGAATCATTATGGTTTTTAGGAATGCCTTGTTGAGAGTAACCATATCGGCAAGGTGTGGTGGCAATgattcatcatcttcgctggCCTTGGCTCTGTCGATTTTCTTCTTATACAGCGCATCAATCTTGGTTTGaaccttcttttcttgctgtATCGCTTTCGAGATGAGGGTTGACTGGCTAGGTCTGTGAGCCGTCTTTGACCTTGAAGCCGATGCCTTTGCTACACGCTTGCCCTTGACTGGAGTGGAAACCCGAATAGGGTCCGCCGAGGGTGATGGCTCGGTCCGCCTCgcccgcttcttcttcgaagTGGCAGGTTCATCAccgtcctcgtcgtcactgCTGGGTGGGAAGGAGACGGTGCGTCGGGTTAATCGTATGTCGGCATCCTGTTCGATAGAGCTGGCTTTTCTCTTGCGAGACGTGCTGGGGGCAGGCAGCTCCACGACAATAGCCTTTTTTGCAGCTGCATCGGGGAATGCTTGCGTCTTGGCAACGCGTGTAAAGTTGGTAATAGTGTTGGCAGAAGGTacagcttcaacagcctgCCTTCTTCTGATTGCCGGACGAGGCATGTTTGCCGGCGCGGTCGTGAGGAAGCAGAGGGAGGGACGTAAATTGTTCAGCGGCAAGGTCGACTGGAGTTGGTAGAGTCGTAAAATGGGCTCGCAGAACAGGCTTTGGGTAATTTTTGTGTTCGTTCTTGCTTCTGTTTATTGACAAAGGCAATGCATAGTATCCATGCAGAAGGTGTGATGCACTGCGACGTGATTGCAAGAGTAGTGGAAGTCTGTGAATGTGCAGACAAGGAAAGATGCAAGGTCAAAATACCCGAGGGCGCCTAGGTAACGAGTGGAGGTAAGACACGCCCAGGATATTCCATCAACTGGCCGGGGTGAGCTGGACCGTGCAGATGCGCGGACTGAGACGCgttttttggtgttgagtcgCGTCTGGGTTTAAAGTGGTGCCACTGTTACGGAAGGCACGACCAACACTTGCCGTTCCTGTGTGCTCCACCCTCGTCAGTTGTGGCCCATCCAACCATCGCAAACTTCATTCAACCACACAACTCTGGCGGAACGTGAGACGACAACCTCCCAAGAAAGGCTGGTCCTTCATGTGCGGTAGTGGCTGAGACTTATTGCTCGTGGGTGTCGACTCTCTGCCTTCTTTGGATATCCTTGTTCTCCATATCCATACCAGATGGTCTTGTCAATTTGCCATGGGCATGTTACCCTGAAGTTGGGTCAAGATCAAGTGCCTGGCTAAGTAAATACTTGAAAACATGCTGAGATTCGAAACGTAAGCAGTGTTATTATTCCGTGCGATTCCTCCGAAATGCAGAATCCACCGAACCCAAGAACGTCGAATTCATCAGAAAATTACCCCGTCCCCAGCCGTATGCACGATCCAGGCATAAGAAGGAGGCCAAACAGGAAACCTCGCGATGAGCAGCAATCATCATAGGACAGAACCGACACAGACGGAAACAATGGATACACAGCATGGGGCTAGACAATGAACGTACTTTGGGCATCTCACTTTTTATTGGTAACTCCTTTTGATCTaatggctgccatggcacCCTGCCACGGAGTGTTTGATAAACTCGCATCACAACCTCGTTAACCTCAGGCCTTGTGGATAATAGCCTCACCATTCATGATACCCAGGACTGCATCCTCGGTAACCGTCCATGTTCTCCAAGCCTCAATCATTTCCTCAATCCCCTTTTCTGTGGCCATACCTAGTTCCAGTGCCTTGCTTCTCATCGGTCCGTTGCGCAAACGCTCCATCATGGAAGCACCTACAAAGGACGGAATTAGCAAATCCAAGTCCGAATACAAAGCACCAGCTCTGCCTCTCATACAACGTGAAACTTACTCCAAGGCCCTCTATCCCGCTCTGTGCCGTAACACCAAGTTCCAAAACCAATCTCGACATCATCTCGCCTCGCCCCAGCTTTCAACGCCCAAGAAAGCAGCTCCCTTCCGGCCATGTTGTTCCCCCCATTGGCGACCTGGCTCTGCGCCATGAGCTCATGAAACTTCTTCAGGGCAGGGATCTCTGGCCAGATGCACCACATGCGCATGTCAGCCTCTCGAAGCGACACAATGCCACCGGGCTTCGTCACCCGCAACATCTCGCGAATCGCATCCACTGGTGCGTCCAAATGTGTCAGGACCTGATGGGCGTGTGTGATGTCAAAGCTGGCATCTGAAAAGGGCAGCTCGTACACACTTGCCCTTTGGTAGGTGATGTTTTTGATGCCCCTTTGATCCGCGTGGAACTTTGCCCGGTCTAGGATGTCATCAGAGATGTCTGTGGCTACTATTTGACCGCTGGGCATGTACTGGGCCAGCGAGGCTGTGATGGTTCCTGACCCAGCGCCAACGTCTAGCATTTTGAGGTGCGGATTCTGTGTCACGGTGGATTTGAGATGGGGGATGAGATGGGCGGCGCTGTTCTCGGCGGTTCGCCATTCATGATGCTGCACCTGAGGGATGGCATGGCCGGGTCCATAGGTGTTGTGCTGTGAAGATGTAGATGCCATGCTTATATGTACTTTGTCAGAGTTTGTCACTGTGGTGGTCCACCTGTGTGGTATTCTGGTGGTAAGTGAAGCTTAGTGGGAAGACGAGGTGGAAATGAAGACGTTTTGGCTTGAGAACCATTTATACTTGCTAGTACATGGAATCTATTCTCGACTATGGATCTAACACGGATATAAGGTGTGGCGATATCCACTCTGTTGATGGCATGCCAGACCTCGATTGGCTCGCGATCGCGGCCTTGACGGAGTTGAGCGGAGTTGAACGGCGTTGACGAGAGTTGAGTGCCGTTTCTAAAAATATGACTAACATGACCAGTCGACATCACGATCCAGCTCCACAGTGCTAGTGCTGGAACTGGCCGAGTAGTCACGTGTGGATTATTCCGCAGAGCCATCTCGGGAATCTGGATGGATTATTTTGTGCAGGGCAATTTGTCCACCCTTTTGGACTCCTGGAGTATAGCTGCGATATCCCAATCGTGGACTGGTCTCAAGCTTCGACTCTGATGTCTCAGAGACATGGCATGCTGTTGCAAACTGGCTGAGACACCTCGCGCGGCATCTGCTAGGATTGACATGTGGTGACAGTGGTGTACTCCGTCCACTGTAGACTGATCCGACTACAACCGGATGTCTTCAACTGTACCGACTCCGGGGTACCCCTGAGCCATCAAGTCCAATGTTTGCAACGCCAGTTTCCTACGTGCTGAAGACGATATTCCTCACAGACCATGAAGCCATCCGTTGCGTTGCTCGTGCCAGCAAGCCGTGCTTCTTCATTCGGCATTCGCACAGCCCACATGGTCACAGACCGCCATTTTACATCACAGGAACGGCATGGCAAACATACGCCACAAACCACAACTCTCCGCGAGGCTAAACGGGAAGCCTGGTCTCTTTGTTGCTTCACATCATCTCGCATGTTTGTCGACCGGGGAAAGGGGCAGTCGGGcgtgatgtgatgtgagTTGCTCAGACAAGGACGTTCCAGTTTTGTGGTTTTGTCGACTCGAAATCACAATCGGGACCACTAAAAGTCCCTTCCTGTGCAGAGGAAGGGTGAGCTCCCAACGTGTTGAGTGGTATTGGTATTCTTGGGGACGGGTCTGGCCTGGCCGGCATTCATGGCACTCAAGGCGATGCATCCGTCTGGTATTTTTGCCAAGATATCAAGTTGCTCTCCGTCTCGGAGTCTCTCCGGTGTCCGCTATGCTTTCCACACGGCGGCTGCTCGCTCCATGAGCTGCAAGACTCTACCTGCCGGAGGTTGTGGGCTTCCCTTCGTTTCGAATGACGCTGTTGTTGGGTTCAAACTTTTTCCGCCTATCAGTTGATGGGGGTTGCTTGATTGGCGAAACATGGACATAGAAAGCACCTGAGACGGGTTGACTCCAAGTTCGTGTCAATACGCCATGCGAGAATAGTTTATTCAATCTGATTTCTACCAACACAACTTGACTCCTCCAAAgttgtctgtctgtctgtccCAGGTCGGACTATGTATGCCCAAGTACTAGATAGGTGCCTacacccagtgccagcaTGGACGTGTGGACGTACATGATTACCTACTGGTGTGGTCAAACTTGACGTTCACCCGTCAACACAAAGACATAACTAAATCCTGGCACAGCCACCTCGGCAACATTttcgtcgtcctcgccaTCATAGTCCCTCTCATCGAGATACATTAGCTCAAAGTCGTCATAATCGCCTTCTGCTTCACTGTCTGATGCGTATGTTTGGGCCTGTAGCTTGTCGTCATATGAGCAGACGTGTCCCTGGAGGTATGGCCGGGGCTTCGTTGTGCTTGTCCCAAAGTAAAAGATCCTGTGCAGTCGATATGCATATACATGATCCGATACAGGGGTAAGCTGATTGTGTTCAGAAGTCCTCCGACCGGCTTCAGCGTTCACTCCCAACTGGACTGGGACAGAGGAGCCCGCCAAATCCagattggcattggcagaAGCCGTCACATTTTGCGTAGAGGCACTCCTCATCCACGCGCCCTTTGCCACGCGCACACCAGTGACCATGTATAGCCTCCCGATGTGCGGCAGGCGGCCTTTCAGTTTTCTCGGGACGTCGCCGTGGCGCAAAGACTGGTCAACGTACTCATTAGAAGGTGTTATGATTCTGGTGAGCACTTCTTGGAATTGAAAGTTCTGGCCCTGGGCGTTTTGCATGGTTGTGTCACTGCCCAGGCCGGCTAGGACACCACTCAGCCTGCAATGAATCTCGAACACGGCCGATGCTTCATGTGCTTGCGAGATCGTGACGTCTCTAGCCACGGAATGCTCGATGGTCACGCCGGGAGGAACCCGGAGCGGGCCACCTGGATGGAGGGCACTGGCAGGATCGAAAGGGTCTGCCAGGATTTGGCCAACCTGAAGGACGCCATTAGGCGTGTATTCGCTTGTGCGGGTTACGATCCAGTGCTTGCGAGGTCGTGCCATGGTCAATGGTTGAGAAGGAATGGCATTGACGACGGTGCGacatgttgacgacaaggaaACCACGGGAGTCTTTATCTACTTTTCTTGGAGCATCAGATGAATATGGCTTTGGTTTGGGTTTTTGGAGAATTCACCGCCCCAAAATCGGCGTCCAAGGATGTGAAGTATTGATGCAGACGGAGCAAGGGGTGATGGTCATgagttgttggcaaacaagaCTGCAAACACGCCACCAGAATGGTTGATCCCAGTTAATTTTATGAATACgtatggatggatgg
This window contains:
- a CDS encoding methylase involved in ubiquinone/menaquinone biosynthesis (similar to Metarhizium acridum CQMa 102 XP_007814087.1) — encoded protein: MASTSSQHNTYGPGHAIPQVQHHEWRTAENSAAHLIPHLKSTVTQNPHLKMLDVGAGSGTITASLAQYMPSGQIVATDISDDILDRAKFHADQRGIKNITYQRASVYELPFSDASFDITHAHQVLTHLDAPVDAIREMLRVTKPGGIVSLREADMRMWCIWPEIPALKKFHELMAQSQVANGGNNMAGRELLSWALKAGARRDDVEIGFGTWCYGTERDRGPWSASMMERLRNGPMRSKALELGMATEKGIEEMIEAWRTWTVTEDAVLGIMNGEAIIHKA
- a CDS encoding DNA mismatch repair protein Msh2 (similar to Metarhizium robertsii ARSEF 23 XP_007816204.1), whose translation is MPRPAIRRRQAVEAVPSANTITNFTRVAKTQAFPDAAAKKAIVVELPAPSTSRKRKASSIEQDADIRLTRRTVSFPPSSDDEDGDEPATSKKKRARRTEPSPSADPIRVSTPVKGKRVAKASASRSKTAHRPSQSTLISKAIQQEKKVQTKIDALYKKKIDRAKASEDDESLPPHLADMVTLNKAFLKTIMIQIAHSGNTAPIDIRVISPHISRSWGKRQVTVEDIRHCIAIQSHGEKDSASPFVLSDYGRGRVCVELADGVEAVSIKEDLLCKQFENNIQALCIKKATDDMMDVDVPLQSLSLSDLPMAAITEMGNGLKTNPLMAKGQTLLSELKSGIAAKQQEKQQPVAQKATILNPDGTKMSLLDRIRHKQLARANEPLPPSGPELQRRAALNRVVDVAATISMLSLSNPLSLPRQAFTLLAISDKLKDSLRVPVSKEEGMACVRLIATEIAPEWLRIVAIGGRENVVIQRHSQPIDRVIHERVQKLLAA